The Quercus lobata isolate SW786 chromosome 4, ValleyOak3.0 Primary Assembly, whole genome shotgun sequence genome segment AGGTCTGTCTGAGGAAGAATTTGGTGTGTTTGACCAAGTTAGtccatccgaggatccttctaGTGACTTGGGCGATCCCGATTTGTCTGAGGTGGATCTCTTGTCAGTGGGGACATTTTCTCAGGCAGAAATGGGCTTTAAGAGGAAACCTGCAACCAGCCTGTTCGACCTTCTTGAGGGCCAACCGGGGAAGGAAGCGCCGGGGAAGTCACAATCTAGGTCTCCTCCTTCTTCGTTGCCCCAACCTCAGTCTGCTTAGACCAGGTCCTCTTCCACCCAATCGTAGCCACCATTTCCACGATCTGGACTTCCTCCTCCCCACCAATCGACTCTACCTCCTCGGCTCGAGCCTACCGATCCAAAAAGGAAGAGGGCTGCCAAAGGCAAGGAGCCCATGGATGGGGGGAAATCTCGCTCCTCTCGGGAGGAAGACGAAGCCCCACGAGCTTCGAAACAATTGAAGATTGGGCATCAAGACCAGGGAAAGGAGGTCGACACTCAACCTGCGCCCCAGGCTTGGCTTCCTGCCCTAATGCTTTATGGGGAGCCGCTGATGGACAACGCTTCCCTAAGGGACTTCCAGGGCGACGAAGGCACTTATGTGGCCGACGCATTGGAGAGGACCCTGCTGCTCCCTACTGATATGGCTGAGTTGAGGAATCTGAGGAGGCAAGAGGTCTTCCTCAACATCAAGAGgtatttgggcatggtaaggtttCTTACACTAGTGACTTCATTGATTTTTGCTCCTTGATTTCCCATTTATCGTGTGTTTGTTCCAATTGGCAGGCCGTCCAGGCCATTTATAGGCTAGAGGATGAGGCTAAGGAGCAGAGCAAGTCCTTGAAGCTTGAACGTAACAAGCGCGTGGACGTTGCGCAGACCCTCAAAAACTTCGAGGCTGACCTCTCTAAGGCTAGGGAGGAGCTGAAGAAGATGACCAGGGCTAGGGATAGCACCGAATTAGGCCTAGCCAGTGCCCAGAGACAGGCCGAAAGCTAGACAAAGCGCCTACTTGAGACTGAAGATCAGCTGAAGATTGCTAAGGAGCAAATCGTTGATCTGAAGAAGAAACTGGCTGAGGCGGAGGGAGCCAAAAATGTTGCGGAGTGGGCCAGGGACGAAGCTCTGAAGGCTAAGACGGAGGCCGAGAGCTCCAATGAGAAAGCCGAGGAGGAGGCTTATGACTTGGGGGGGCTGAGACCCAGGCCATTCTCAAGGCTCAAATCCCTGGAGTATGCAGGCTCTACTGCTCCCAAGTCTGGAATGAAGCCCTCAAAcaagctggggttgaggcttcgTCCGATTTGTGGAAGGTGGAGAAGGTATACTACCCTCCGGCCATCCGTGAGACCTTCCCTGCCAGCTCCGAGGCTGTGATGCTCTAGAGGAGGTTGAGACTGCCGGGCTTGAGGCTGCTATGGCCGTATCCACTCCTGACGAGCCAGCCGAGGGGGGCGAGCTTTCTAGGGTGATAGAAACACATGGAAGTCCGAATCCTGAAGCGCCCCAAGAGGCTGCCGAGTCTATAGTCAGTGCTCAGGCCTCTCATGCCGAGGAGCCAGCTCTCTTGGTTCAGCCCGTTCATACCATTCCCCCGGCTAATGTCCCCAAGGGTCCTGAGGCCAATCCTGCTCAGCTCCCCTAGGAAGGGGCCAAAATAAAGTTGAAGAAGTAGGGGACCCGGCAAATTTTTGTATCAgctttaatttagtttttatttttattttttttagttagtttttttttttaaggacctCAGAATTGctgtaattaaaaattttcgaCTACatgtgtttattgttattactGTGAACCTTGTGCCTTGTAAATTGGTTATTCTAAGCAGCTTTACAAccccaattatcaaaaaattgaaataagcAATTGGTAATAAAACGTTACCATCCGTCCATGAATCGCTTGACATAGGGTATGAGGGAAGGTGAACTTTAATTTGAAAGAAATGATTCTACCAATTTAAACTTTAAGCTCTATATACACACTATTGCTGCCGGGTGTATGTAttgtaattgaaatttaaactttaaGTTCTAACTCATCGGCATTAAAGGGACACTTAGTTTGTGTCTTCCCACATTCTTAGGGGGCAGGGGCTGAGCCTATGACCCAAGGTACTGAGCGCGCACTTAGGCCATATCCACAACTTTTACGAATCTTggagtagttagtttccccataggtttgagtccgaggaccatgcaagaccttggttttgtctagtacttagattttcttgaagtagccagtttccccataggtttgagtccgaggaccatgcaagaccttggttctgtctagtacttggatttttcttggagtagcgagtttccccataggtttaaatccgaggaccatgcaagatcttagttctgtctagtacttggatttttcttggagtagctagttttcccatagatttgagtccgaggaccatgcaagaccttggttctgtctagtacttagatttttttaaagtagctagtttccccataggtttgagtccgaagaccatgtaaaaccttggttctgtctagtacttagatttttttttgaagtagctagtttcctcatagttttgagtctgaggaccatgcaagaccttggttctgtctagtaagtagctagtttccccataggtttgagttcaaggaacatgcaagaccttggttctatctagtacttaggttttttttttttgaagtagcgagtttctccataggtttgagtccgaggactatgtaagaccttggttttgtctagtatTTAGACGGTTACTAGAATACAAGACATATAATCAAGATAGACTTAAAATTTGAACTAGAGAAatgcttttattaataataataccttctcaggttatttacattccatggacgaggtacagctttttcatctaagtcttctaggtAGTATGCTCCTATTCTTGCTACTGAAGTAATtcggtatggtccttcccaattaggcccaAGCTTTCCTCAAGATGGATTCTTGGTAGCACCCACAACTAAGTCTCCTGGTGCTAGCGGTCTAAGCTTCACGTTAGCATCATATCCCTGTTTGAGCTTCTGGTGGTAATAGACCAACTGGATCATTGCCTTTTCTCTTCGTTCGTCGATCAGATCTAGGTTCCTCCCCAGTAGTTCGTCATTACTATCCGAGGTGAAGGAGTTCGTCCTTAGTGTTGGGAAGTTTGCCTCCAGAGGGATAACAGCCTTGGCCTCGTAGGTCATGGCAAAAGGTGTCTCCCCTGTCGACCGTCGAGGCGTAGTCCGATAAGGCCATAAGACGTGCGgcagctcttctacccatctcctcTTGGCATCATCTTGTCTCTTCTTAAGCCTATTGACTATGATCTTATTGACAGCCTCggcttgcccatttccttgaggaTAAGTTGGAGTTGAGTACCTGTTAGTGATCCCTAACTCGCAGTAGTATCTTCTGAAGGCCTTGCTGTCAAATTTGAGTCCATTGTCTGAAATGAGGTTGCGAAGGACCTCgaatcgcgtaacaatgtttctccagatgaattttttaGCATTAACATCTCTGATGTTTGCCAGGGGCTCAGTttcgacccatttggtgaagtaatctgtTCTGACCAGTAGATATCTCTTATTTCCTGCTGCCTTTGGGAAAGGGCCTACAATATCCAGGCCCCACTGGGCGAACGACCATAGACTGGACAGAGGGTTGAGGATCCCGCCTGGCTGATGAATATTTGGGGCgaacctttggcactggtcACACTTTTTAATATATTCCAGGGCTTCCTTCTGCATCCCCGGCCACCAATATCCCTGGGTAATGGCTCGGTGCGACAgagatcttcctcctgtgtgactCCCGTAAATCCCTTCGTGTAGCTCTTCAAGCAGTAGTTCTGATGCCTCAGGGTGGACACACAATAAATATGGCCCGGAATACGAGCGCTTGTACAATTTGTGGTCCTCGGAcaaccagaaccgaggagctttTCTTCGTATCTTTTCAGCCTCTGACTTTTCCTCGGGCAAGATATCATCTTTGAGGAACCTCACcataggatccatccagctaggaCCCACTCTAACCTCATGGACATGGACCATACCTTTGGCTACTTCATTCGCTCTATCCAGATGCTCGACAAGAATAATTCGAGGCAGACCCCCTGCCGAGGAGGTGGCACGCGTGGCCAGTGAATCTGCATGAGTGTTTCCACTTCTGGAGACGTGCGGCAAGCTGAAAAGATCGAAGCCTGACTACAAGCGCTTGACTTGGCTTAAGTACTCTTGCATCCTTGCGTCTCTGGCCTCTAATTCTCCCTTTACTTGGCCCACTACTagtcttgagtccgagaacatctCAACTacttttcctcccattttctgcACCATGGCAATTCCTTGTAGTaaggcctcatactcggcttcgttgttTGTGGCCGAGAACCCAAGTCTTAGGGATTTCTCTATGATAGTTTTCTCAGGAGATATTAGGACTAGCCCTACTCCGGACCCTCTTTGATTTGCTGCTCCATCAACGTACACCTTCTAACATGGGGGTCCTGGCATAGAGATTActccaaccgatttttcatccatgttctGCTCTGCTACTATTTCTACTGATGGTTCAGCAAATTCGGCCACCAAGTCAGCTAGGACTTAGCCCTTTATGGAGGtccgaggcatgtacttgatgtcaaaagctcCCAGAATTGTGCTCCATATGACAATCCTTCTAGTGTAATCGGCGGTTCGAAGTATAGACTTCAAGGGTAGTTGGGTTAGAACAACCACTGTGTgggcttggaaataatggggaagctttcgcGTGGCGTGGACCACagccagtatggccttctccAGGGGTAAGTATCTGATCTCAGCTTCATGCAGcgacttgctcacataatagACTGGCTTTTGAAGGTCATTGTCATCCCATATTAGCACCAAGCTCATAGCATGGGGGGCCACAGCAATATATGCGTATAAGACTTTATCGGCCTCgggactggacatgataggtggctGGGATAGGTATTCCTTGAGTTGCTGGAAGGCCACAATACAGTTCTTGGACCACtcaaaccccttccacttgttgatcaagaAATAGAATGGTCTACATCTATCCGCCGACCTGGAAATGAATCGATTGAGGGCTGCGATCATCCCAGtaagcttttggacctccttTGCATTTTGCGGTGGTTTTAGATCATTTATAGCCTTGATCTGGTCGGGGttaacctcaattcccctatgagtAACCATGTAGCCCAAAAACTTGCCTGATCCCACGCCAaatgagcatttggaagcattcaggCACAGCTTATGCTTCCTCAAGACGCCAAAGGTGCTGCCGAGGTCCCCTAAATGCTtggacaccactttactcttcaccatcatatcatcaacatagattTCGATGCTCTTGCCCAACTGCAGCTCGAACATTcttgtcatcatcctttgataagtgGATCCTGCGCTCTTCAGACCGAACGGCACCTTGTAGTGGTAGCTCCCGGTTGGTGTCACGAAGGCTGTTTTCTCCTGATCCTCCAAcgctagtggtatttgatgatagccttgaaaggcatctaaaaagctcatccgaggatggcctgTTGTCGCATCCACTGGCTGGTCTATCCAAGGCATAGGGAACGCGTCTTTTGGGCACGCTTTATTTAGGTCagtgaagtccacacaaacccgccatttctcatttttcttcttgaccACCACAGTGTTGACcagccattcggggtaaaagacctctttgattgCCCTAGTACGCTTAAACTTCGCCATTTCATCCCTAATCGCATCGACATACTCTCTTAATGGGCGATggggtggttgcttcttgggaGTGATGGTCGGGTTGACATTGAGATGATGACAGATGAAGGCTGGGTCAATCCCAGGGGCATCGCAGGCATCCCATGCAAATATATCaatatttcttttaagaaaCTCAATCAGCTCCTCCTTCTCCTGAAGAGGCAGCTGAACCCCTACTCGAAAGAATTTCTCCGGGTTGTCGCTAATAACCACCTCTTCTAAATCTTCACATTTCGCCTCTTCGGCAGTTGTGTCAGGGTGCGAAACCGGGGTCCTTGATTGCTATAAATTCTTCTTAGTGGAGGCCGAGGATTCCGCATCGAGCCGATGTGAGACGGCCGCCACCACACATCACCTCGCCGTGGGTTGGCAACCGCGAATTTCGAGAACTTGGTCCCCTGACgggaatttcaccttctgatgcaatGAGGAGGCAACAACCCCTAACGTATAGAGTCAGGGCCTACCGACGATGGCTGTATAGGGGGAGTAAGTGTCCACCACGATAAAGTTCACCTCCACTATCTCTGGGCCGGTCTAAATGGGTAGCCTAATCATGCCCTTTAGAACGACAAGCTTCCCATCGAAGCTCATTAGAGGGGAGTTATAGGGCGTCAAATCTTCTGGTTTTAACTCCATCCCCTTGTAGAGGTCAGGGTACATAACCTCGGCCGCACTGCCGCCATCTACCATCACTCTTTTCACATCGTAGTCCCCAATTCCAAGAGTGATCAATAGCTCATCATCATGGGGCTGGATGGTTCCGATCTTGTCCTCTTCTGAAAAATTCAAGACGAGACGAAAGTTCATTCTAGCCCTCTTCGGCCTTGGCTAGGACTCCTCGGTAGGCAATTGAGCCATCGATAACACTCGTGAAGGGCGCGTGCCTGTTCTTCCTGGTGCGGCCATGATTACGTTGATCGTTCCTACGGGTGGCCTTAGGGCAGCATCCCTCTTGGCTTCTTGATGGGCTTGGCCTTGATGATCACTGGAATGATGCAGCAGGTGCTTCAGTTTTCCTTCCCGGACTAGCTAGTCCAGGTAGTTCTAAAGGTTCCTGCAGTTCTCCGTGGTATGTTTGTAGTCCTGATGGTATTGGCAATAAAAGTTTTGATCGTGCCTCGAGGACTTTTCTGCCATCTTATTCGGCCACCTAAAGTATGGCtcgttcttgattttctccaatACCCGATGTACTGGTTCTCGGAATACAGCATTGACAGTCTGTGTGTTGGTTGTTCCGGGTTGCCCTACGAAATCTCTCATCGGGCAGTTGCTGTTATACCGGTCCAACTTGAAATctctcctctcctgagggataaccttctcTTTTCCTCTACCTTGCAACTGGTCTTCCTCCACTCGTTTATACTTATCGATCCGATCCATCAGTTGGCGCATACTGGTGGCGGGCTTACCAATCAGAGACTTACTCAAGCCGTGATCGGCTGGGAGACTATTTTTGAAGGTAATAATGGTGACATCGTCAAAATTGTCTTCCATTTCATTGTACGTCTCCCAATATCTGTCCGAGTAGGCCTTTATGGTTTCTCCATCATGTATGGATAGCGACAACAAAGCACTCAAAGGTCGAGGAGGTTTGCTGTTTGTAACGAAGCGAGAGCTAAAAGCTTGGGTCAGTTGCCTGTACGAATCTATGAAATTCGTCTTCAGGCCattaaaccacctcatcgcTACTAGTCCCAAGCTAGATGGgaaaaccttgcacatcagCGCCTCGTTTTTAGAATGGACAGCCATCCTTTGGTTGaattggctcacatgctccacagggtctgtTTTACCATTGTAAATGGCGAAGGTTGGCTGCTGGAACCGTCGAGGAAGTATGACCCCTTTTATGTGATGCGTGAAAGGTGACTTAGAGAGTTGATCTAATGCCCtgctcatggcatcgtttcccaaaaCCCTAGGAGATGGGCTTCTGCGCCTACGCCTCCGGTAGTTCTCTTCTTCGTGAGAAAAGTTCTCACTTGGGGGAGTCCTTAATCTTCGTCTATAGTCATCGTCACTTTCATCGTCAGAGGGTATGTCAAGCCTAGAACGAGATCGCCTTTGCTGTGCATGGTGCAGCTTTCTCTTCAAATCATCTATCTCTCGTTGCATGGCTAGCTTATCGTTCTGTTTCTGAGACATATGGCTTCTAACTTCTTCCGGTTGCGGGGCCCGGTTGTTATTTTGTCTCTGAAGCACGTGATTGCCAGCGCGAGAGTAGCTTTTGCTGGTTTAGGTGGTGTTTACGCTTCCCTCTCGAAACCTTCCATTCTCTTCATTTCAATCACGTTCGGGGTTAGAAAAGTTACCCTGTTGTTGGGATTTGGCTGGTTCGGGCTGATGGGAGCTTGCTTGATGAGGGCCTGATCCTACC includes the following:
- the LOC115986062 gene encoding uncharacterized protein LOC115986062 produces the protein MSQKQNDKLAMQREIDDLKRKLHHAQQRRSRSRLDIPSDDESDDDYRRRLRTPPSENFSHEEENYRRRRRRSPSPRVLGNDAMSRALDQLSKSPFTHHIKGVILPRRFQQPTFAIYNGKTDPVEHVSQFNQRMAVHSKNEALMCKVFPSSLGLVAMRWFNGLKTNFIDSYRQLTQAFSSRFVTNSKPPRPLSALLSLSIHDGETIKAYSDRYWETYNEMEDNFDDVTIITFKNSLPADHGLSKSLIGKPATSMRQLMDRIDKYKRVEEDQLQGRGKEKVIPQERRDFKLDRYNSNCPMRDFVGQPGTTNTQTVNAVFREPVHRVLEKIKNEPYFRWPNKMAEKSSRHDQNFYCQYHQDYKHTTENCRNL